From a single Desulfotomaculum sp. genomic region:
- a CDS encoding IS91 family transposase: protein HYGLLANRNKKTKLKLCRKLTSSPVYKPKFEGLTTIEILNILLGKDVTVCPVCKKGKMKAMRSVYPGPSP from the coding sequence ACATTATGGCCTACTTGCTAACCGCAATAAAAAAACAAAGCTTAAGCTGTGCAGAAAACTAACTTCCAGCCCTGTTTACAAACCTAAATTCGAAGGACTTACAACTATTGAGATCCTCAATATCCTTTTAGGCAAGGATGTAACGGTTTGCCCGGTATGCAAGAAAGGAAAAATGAAGGCTATGCGTTCGGTATATCCAGGGCCTTCTCCATAA